A segment of the Gossypium hirsutum isolate 1008001.06 chromosome D10, Gossypium_hirsutum_v2.1, whole genome shotgun sequence genome:
ACTGGACTTCCCTCTTTCAGTCAACCCCAGAAGATGTCCATGTTTCAGCTCTTCCTTTTTCAACTTTCCGGAATTCTGTTCTTATCACAGCAATTTTGCTGTAAGTATCTGTTGGCATATATAAGCTTGATTTACATAGTATTGGTTTCCTAGAACTACCAGCATGTTCTAAATTCATTGTCTGATATGATTCAGATGGCAAAGTGATGATGGAGTACATTGGAGCAACAGGCGTACCCGTGAAACTGGAGGCTGTTCCAGTGGAAGAAGGCATTGTTTTCCACTTCATACTTAGTTTCGCCATCGATGCCGATCCGTCCGGCAATACCCAGAACGGAAAATTCTCACCATATTGGGCAGACACATTAACCCCAGAATGCGTTGCAGCAATGAAGAAAAGCCACCCCAATGTGAAAGCCTTGACCAGTCTTTCAGGGTGGAGCTTAGGGGACAAAGTCCTCCGGTGGTACACCCCTGACGACACCCAACAATGGATATCCAATGCCTTCTCATCATTGTCATCGATGGCCCAACAGTACCATCTCGATGGCATCGACATCGACTATGAAAACTTCCCAAGACACAACTCAAGTTTTGCTTATTGCATAGGTGAACTCATCACTCTCTTGAAGAACCAAAGTGTCATTTCTGTAGCCACCATTGCTCCTTACCATAAAACAATAGCACCCTACATTGAACTATTTGAGAATTACGGAGATGTGATCGATTTCGTCAACTATCAGTTCTACACTGACAAGGTCAGGAAACCCAAATCTTACGTGGAAGCTTTCAAGATTCGAGCCGGACAATTCGATAAGGAAAAGCTATTGCCTAGCTATGAAGTTAATGGAAGGGGGATTCAAGGTGATGCATTTTTTGATGCCTTAAGTCTTTTGGAAGAAAATGGATTTGGTGTTAATGGAGTTATGATATTCTCTGCTGATGCTTCTTCCTCCAATGACTATTACTATGAGAGGAAATCTCAAGATTTCTTGCTGAATTCCACGGTATCCGTGTGAAATTTTATTTGTTCTGCAATTACTATTAGTTATTTACGATGTATTTGGCCATTGATTAgttgtaatgaaaataaatttatttatttgtaatatttataaataatttttaatatatctttattgttatcaactaaaataaaataaaaacctaaaaaccacattaatttttttaaaaatgttggggttgttgcggaagcgacgataatattaataacaatattatcagaaatatttagataattattatgccaacaattacaCTAAAAAAATTCCCAATTAAATTGAggttaaaacccaacaactagacagaactcacttagttatttatagcaataataactaaataaatataaccaacataaagctattaaatataagcaaacaaataagaaataaaacaccagaatttaacgaggttcgaccaatttagcttacgtcctcggacactaccaaattaatatttccactagaaatattacaaaagaGAAGATCAACACTAAGTTACAATTAGCTACTTGGATTTTCAAAATGAGATTTTGGGATGATGAAAtctaagggggaggggttctatatgtAACAATCCAAACCCCCTCcttttctatcttttcctaatgtgggatattgccaatattcaacaaatctccaccttggcgatattccacatcttcgaacatcttctcataacacaaacttcaatagtgtcttcaaatttgcgcCAACGACGCCATATCAAATGTGTCGGACATTGATCAAGTCTAAACAATGTTCAAACTTGGCCCTTGTAACCACTTTAGTCagcatatctgcaggattctccGTAGTGTGAATCTTTTGAAGAAGTATCTCCTCTTCTTCGAGAATTTCCCGTACAAAGTGATAGCGAACATCTATGTGCTTCGTTCGTGCATGaaagacttgattctttgctaaatgaatagcactctgactgtcagaATATACCTTAAGTTGTTTCTGACCAACTtccaagtctttaagcaattcGTGAAGCCAAATTGCTTCCTTCACAGCCTTTGTAATTGCCATATACTCTGCCTCTGTTGTAGACAAAGCCACCGTGGACTATAAGGTAGATTTCCAACTAACTGGCGCTTTTGctaaagtaaacaaatagccagTTGTAGATCGTCGCTTATCCAAATCACCTGCATAATTAGAATCACAATATCCAACTATGCATTGACCAAGTGATTCATCCCGCTCGAATGCCAATCCGACATCTATGGTATTTTGGAGATACCGCAGAATCCATTTCATAGCTTGCTAATGACCCCTGCCCGGATCATGCATGTACCTGCTAACAACACTAACAGCCTGTGAAATATTTGGTCTCGTacataccattgcatacatcaagcttccAACTGCATTTGCATATGGGACTTTTGTCATGTACTCTCGTTCTTCCTTAGTCGTTGGAGATAACTGGTTACTCAGTTTAAAATGAggagcaagtggggtacttacaggttttgtaccTTCAGACATACCGAAACGTTGTAGTACCTTCTCCAAATACTGTTTTTGTGACAGCCAAAGTTTGCCCCTCTTTCTATCCCGagatatttccatgccgagaatcttcttggcttCCTCTAAATCCTTCATCTTAAACTCTTTACgcaactgagccttcagtctATCAATCTCCATTTGGCTCTTTGCTGcaatcagcatatcatcaacatacaagagtaagtAGATGTAGGAACTATCTTGAAGCTTGCGCAAATACACACAATGATCGTATTTGCTTCTTTTGTACTTCTGGTCCTTCATGAACCTGTCAAATCGTTTGTACCATTgtctcggagattgtttcaatctgTACAATGATTTGCTAAGtttacaaacccaattttctttaccagcaaccctgtatccatctggctgagtcatatagatttcctccttCAAATCACCGTGTagaaacgcggtcttcacatcaagttgagctagctccaaattcaactgcgctaccaaggccaacaaaattctaatggatgAATGTTTTACAACTGGAGAAAATACCTCATTATAGttaattccctccttctgagcgtagcctttagccaCCAACATTGCCTTGTAACGAACATCTTCTTTGTCAGGAAATCCTTCTTTCTTTGCAaatacccatttgcaaccaatcgccttcttcccttttggtagttgtgccagcttccacgtcttgtttttctctagagattgcatttcctcttccattgcacctaaccatctattattctctaaactttgaatggcttcggtgtaagtggatggaatattattaacaactggaagtgcataagctaccatgtcagtgaaacgagcaggtttctgaatttctcgtctctgccttctgactgcaattggctctgattgctatTGAGGTTCTTAGGTAGAAatctcttcctcatctgactctgcatctgccaatgaagaatcactagtggtaccttctgctggaattaccacactctgctcaaactccacctgctgcggag
Coding sequences within it:
- the LOC107915355 gene encoding chitinase 2 encodes the protein MSMFQLFLFQLSGILFLSQQFCYGKVMMEYIGATGVPVKLEAVPVEEGIVFHFILSFAIDADPSGNTQNGKFSPYWADTLTPECVAAMKKSHPNVKALTSLSGWSLGDKVLRWYTPDDTQQWISNAFSSLSSMAQQYHLDGIDIDYENFPRHNSSFAYCIGELITLLKNQSVISVATIAPYHKTIAPYIELFENYGDVIDFVNYQFYTDKVRKPKSYVEAFKIRAGQFDKEKLLPSYEVNGRGIQGDAFFDALSLLEENGFGVNGVMIFSADASSSNDYYYERKSQDFLLNSTVSV